The following coding sequences are from one Dreissena polymorpha isolate Duluth1 chromosome 8, UMN_Dpol_1.0, whole genome shotgun sequence window:
- the LOC127840722 gene encoding alpha-1B adrenergic receptor-like, which translates to MYCLNYNKHQPAVQNIYYILVLTLGINGNTTVLLAVYCDRRLRSTTNYFIVNLAAADLLLGITVLPLSASLEILHYWPFGPLLCDIWASFDVLWCTASIMTLCVISIDRYIGVTRPLQHSTIITKKRAGFIITLVWLLSIAISVGPLIGWRETNLNGLEECTVTKQVGYVIFSVSGSFYIPLLIIIVVYVRIYLEASRHSKFVDCGSKTIKNGEENGVILRIHTARTSLQTTSYSSGSERSEGSVRKFVSKVTPAGRLAKFKREKKAAKTLGIVVGVFIVCWFPFFFCLPLSVLCATCYVPDKLFTVIFWLGYCNSLMNPVIYASSSRDFKRAFIRVLQYGCQCRDQLRKKKRRYFV; encoded by the exons ATGTATTGCTTAAACTATAATAAACATCAACCGGCAGTGCAAAACATATACTACATACTTGTATTAACGTTAGGCATAAA TGGAAACACAACGGTTTTACTCGCCGTATACTGCGATCGGCGACTAAGAAGCACGACGAATTATTTCATTGTCAATCTTGCTGCTGCTGATTTACTCCTCGGCATCACCGTTTTGCCGCTGTCCGCCAGTCTGGAGATTTTACACTACTGGCCCTTTGGACCGTTGCTATGCGATATATGGGCTTCATTTGACGTGTTATGGTGTACTGCGTCCATCATGACATTGTGCGTGATCAGCATTGACAGATATATTGGCGTCACTCGTCCTTTACAACATTCTACAATAATAACCAAGAAGAGAGCTGGGTTTATTATTACCCTAGTGTGGCTGCTGTCAATTGCCATCTCCGTTGGACCATTAATTGGATGGAGGGAGACAAATTTGAATGGCCTAGAGGAATGTACCGTGACAAAACAAGtaggatatgttatattttcagtTTCGGGATCATTTTACATACCGTTGCTCATCATAATAGTTGTTTACGTGAGGATCTACCTAGAAGCTTCTCGGCACTCTAAGTTTGTAGACTGCGGTTCCAAGACCATAAAGAATGGCGAAGAAAACGGGGTTATTCTACGAATTCATACAGCCCGTACAAGCTTACAGACGACATCGTATAGCAG tGGAAGTGAACGATCCGAAGGCTCTGTCAGAAAGTTCGTCTCAAAGGTAACACCAGCAGGCAGACTTGCAAAGTTTAAACGAGAGAAAAAAGCGGCGAAAACACTTGGCATTGTCGTTGGCGTCTTCATTGTTTGCTGGTTCCCGTTTTTCTTCTGCTTACCTTTGA GTGTCCTGTGTGCGACATGTTATGTCCCTGATAAACTTTTCACCGTCATTTTCTGGCTTGGATATTGCAATTCACTAATGAACCCTGTTATATATGCGAGTTCAAGTCGAGATTTTAAGCGAGCTTTTATTCGGGTGCTTCAGT